From a single Hippopotamus amphibius kiboko isolate mHipAmp2 chromosome X, mHipAmp2.hap2, whole genome shotgun sequence genomic region:
- the LOC130842217 gene encoding histone H2A-Bbd type 2/3-like: protein MPRRRRRGSSGRRSRTARAELSFSVSHMERLLREGHYARRLSPSAPVYLAAILQYLTAKVLELAGDEARNAGGRRITPELVDRAVHNHVLLSALFGMATISQVAPARR from the coding sequence ATGCCGCGAAGGCGCCGTCGAGGCTCATCCGGCCGCCGCTCCCGCACCGCCCGAGCCGAGCTGTCCTTCTCCGTGAGCCACATGGAGCGCCTCCTGCGGGAGGGCCACTACGCCCGGCGCCTGAGCCCGTCCGCACCCGTCTACCTGGCGGCCATCCTGCAGTACCTGACGGCCAAGGTCCTGGAGCTGGCGGGCGACGAGGCCCGCAACGCTGGCGGCCGGCGTATCACCCCGGAGCTGGTGGACAGGGCGGTGCACAACCACGTGCTGCTGAGCGCCCTGTTCGGGATGGCCACCATCTCCCAAGTGGCCCCGGCCCGGCGCTAG
- the LOC130842688 gene encoding 40-kDa huntingtin-associated protein, translating to MAASAGGLGGGGAGPGPEAGDFLARYRQVCHKLKRRFLRKPNVAEAGEQFGQLGRELRAQECLPYAAWCQLAVARCQQALFHGPGEALALTEAARLFLRQERDARQRLACPAAYGEPLQAAAAALGAAVRLHLELGQPAAAAALCLELAAALRDLGQPAAAAGHFQRAAQLQLPQLPLAALQALGDAASCQLLARDYSGALALFTRMQRLAREHGSHPAPPPPPGPPPPPQPGAGAAPAPPLALLPPGAGPAAAAPAATLGAFADVLVRCEVSRVLLLLLLQPPPAKLLPEHAHTLERYSWEAFDGPGQDASGPLPEELFLLLQSLVMATHEKDTEAVKALQVEMWPLLSAEQNHLLHLVLQEAVAPSGQGI from the coding sequence ATGGCGGCGTCCGCGGGCGGcctgggcggcggcggcgcgggcccgGGGCCCGAGGCCGGGGACTTCCTGGCGCGCTACCGCCAGGTGTGCCACAAGCTGAAGAGGCGGTTCCTGCGGAAGCCGAACGTGGCGGAGGCGGGCGAGCAGTTCGGCCAGCTGGGCCGCGAGCTGCGCGCCCAGGAGTGCCTGCCGTACGCGGCCTGGTGCCAGCTGGCCGTGGCCCGCTGCCAGCAGGCGCTCTTCCACGGGCCCGGGGAGGCGCTGGCGCTGACCGAGGCCGCGCGCCTCTTCCTGCGGCAGGAGCGCGACGCGCGCCAGCGCCTGGCCTGCCCCGCCGCCTACGGGGAGCCGCTgcaggccgccgccgccgccctgggCGCCGCCGTGCGCCTGCACCTGGAGCTGGGCcagccggccgccgccgccgcgctgtGCCTCGAGCTGGCGGCCGCGCTGCGCGACCTGGGCcagccggccgccgccgccggccaCTTCCAGCGCGCCGCGCAGCTGCAGCTGCCGCAGCTGCCCCTGGCCGCCCTGCAGGCGCTGGGCGACGCCGCGTCCTGCCAGCTGCTGGCGCGCGACTACAGCGGCGCCCTGGCGCTCTTCACGCGCATGCAGCGCCTGGCGCGGGAGCACGGCAGCCacccggcgccgccgccgccgccggggccgccgccgccgccgcagcccggggccggcgcggcccccgccccgccgctcGCGCTGCTCCCGCCCGGCGCTGGGCCGGCGGCCGCGGCCCCCGCCGCCACGCTGGGCGCCTTCGCGGACGTGCTGGTCCGCTGCGAGGTGTCCCgcgtgctgctgctgctgctgctgcagccgcCGCCCGCCAAGCTGCTGCCGGAGCACGCGCACACCCTGGAGAGGTACTCCTGGGAGGCCTTCGACGGCCCCGGGCAGGACGCCAGCGGCCCGCTGCCCGAGGAGCTCTTCCTGCTGCTGCAGTCGCTGGTCATGGCCACGCACGAGAAGGACACGGAGGCCGTCAAGGCGCTGCAGGTGGAGATGTGGCCCCTGTTGAGCGCCGAGCAGAACCACCTCCTGCACCTCGTCCTGCAGGAGGCCGTCGCCCCGTCGGGCCAGGGCATCTGA